The following proteins are co-located in the Gloeocapsa sp. PCC 7428 genome:
- a CDS encoding carboxylesterase, with protein sequence MSDYSNITAAIVRETRAREKALPLMNDNCRSRFLLQAQRTTKVCLFFHGFTATPEQFMPIGEAFFQAGYNVVIPLLPGHGIAGDWDGDNPPPLPEEQRVYQEFGLYWLEQVQALGEQVVIGGLSGGSTLAAWLALERPHSIHRALLFAPFLSNSNLLVDFIVKILPIYFQWRTEEGAISYGYDGFVMPALRVFMDMGQDILDRVKTSIAAAPCFIIGSESDRAVDENENRDLYASLVKLQPKCWYYSFDRVFDIPHNMMTKAEGNEYQDLVIAVAKAYVESDLTWKEVEEIAYQMLFQGKTFDTVVQTLSLTSRVSPDLQTLISLLDKPTIIAARQSKSS encoded by the coding sequence ATGTCGGACTACTCAAATATCACCGCAGCAATTGTCAGAGAAACGAGGGCGCGCGAAAAAGCTTTACCGTTGATGAACGACAACTGTCGATCGCGGTTTTTATTACAAGCCCAGCGTACTACCAAGGTGTGTTTATTCTTTCATGGATTTACAGCAACGCCTGAACAGTTTATGCCGATTGGCGAAGCCTTTTTCCAAGCTGGCTATAATGTTGTGATTCCTTTATTGCCAGGGCATGGAATTGCCGGAGATTGGGATGGTGACAATCCGCCACCGCTACCCGAAGAACAGCGAGTTTACCAAGAATTTGGTTTGTACTGGTTAGAACAAGTGCAAGCTTTGGGCGAACAAGTTGTCATTGGGGGATTATCTGGCGGTAGTACTCTCGCAGCTTGGTTAGCTTTGGAACGTCCGCACAGCATTCACCGTGCTTTGCTATTTGCGCCGTTTTTGAGTAATAGTAATCTTCTTGTTGACTTCATCGTTAAAATACTGCCGATTTACTTTCAGTGGCGTACTGAAGAAGGTGCGATTAGTTACGGCTACGATGGCTTTGTGATGCCTGCATTACGCGTGTTTATGGATATGGGGCAAGATATTCTCGATCGCGTAAAAACAAGCATTGCCGCAGCGCCCTGCTTTATTATTGGTAGCGAGAGCGATCGCGCGGTTGATGAAAATGAAAATAGAGACTTATACGCATCCCTCGTCAAACTACAACCCAAATGCTGGTACTACTCGTTTGATCGAGTTTTTGATATTCCCCACAATATGATGACCAAAGCTGAGGGTAACGAATATCAAGACTTGGTAATTGCAGTCGCCAAAGCTTATGTTGAAAGCGATCTTACCTGGAAAGAAGTTGAAGAAATTGCTTACCAAATGCTCTTTCAAGGTAAAACCTTTGATACTGTCGTGCAAACACTAAGTTTAACTTCTCGCGTCTCGCCCGATTTACAAACGCTCATTTCGCTACTAGATAAACCAACTATTATTGCAGCCCGTCAGTCTAAATCATCGTGA
- a CDS encoding efflux RND transporter permease subunit yields MQQGKASGLSVSAIAIRRHIGTLMLTLAVMVMGVFYLTSLPVDLLPSITYPRIGVRINAPGISPEVAIDEVTRPLEEALSATEGVVQVYSQTREGQVSLDLYFQPGGNIDQALNDATAALNRGRGQLPNTVEEPRLFKVDPSQLPVYEVALTSPALQGVDLRVFADEELARELTVVPGVASVDVAGGVDEEVQVNIDLNRLQALGVGLTTVLNELQARNQDISGGRIRGENGEPLTRTVGRFQSADEIRNLSFEVAGSNAQGTEDNATLPVRRVYLRDFAGVVDGTEDQRVFVNLNKQPAVKLSIQKQPDANTITVVNGVKQRIEELRRSGVIPADMVLTATLDESQFISNSITNVASAGLIGAGLAAIAVLLFLGSLRQTIIIVCAIPLATLAAIILMGLFGLSLNVFSLGGLALGVGIVVDNSIVMLENIAEGAGMTPGKDARTCMNSQQLISQSVRSSQEVESALVASTSTNLVAVLPFLLIGGFFSLLFSELILTISFAVAASILIAITFVPMVTSRLLAIRWSSRVGRLWILQAFNRRFDAATQGYRNFLSKILRYRLLVVAIAFLVLGGGSLLLVGQISQEILPRISTGQATLFAQFPPGTVIENNRKVMDAVDDILLEQPETEYVFSTAGGFLFGSNTTENPLRSSSTITLKPGSNVEAFVDRVNQEFNRLNLAGIRLRLSPGQVRGLILSNSPVRGAEVDIILQGDNEQNLRQAGQQILQALDQQATLANFRPDADSRQPELQIVPDWERVASFGLTTQDIGQTIQTAVEGSVPTQLQRGDRLVDVRVQLNQADIQNQSQLSRLPLFVNSNRQIRLFDVASIREGQAPGEIQRINQRQVYIIAGNLNEGASLGDALAEVDTVLENIDLPQGVSILPSSVAETNQQLQRSLQILGGLAAFLVFVVMAVQYNSLIDPLVIMFTVPLALAGGIFGLYITGTAIGATVLVGAVLLVGIVVNNAIIMVELANQIRDREQIDRKNAILKAAPQRLRPILMTTITTVLGMFPLALGIGEGSEFLQPLGVVVFSGLSLATLLTLLIIPCLYIILHEIRLQKLGDKLNKTFSR; encoded by the coding sequence ATGCAACAGGGCAAAGCGTCAGGATTGAGTGTGAGTGCGATCGCAATTCGACGGCATATCGGCACGCTGATGCTGACGCTAGCAGTCATGGTTATGGGAGTGTTTTACCTAACCTCGCTTCCAGTCGATCTGTTGCCATCAATTACCTATCCTCGTATCGGAGTTCGGATCAATGCCCCTGGGATTTCACCCGAAGTTGCAATTGATGAAGTAACAAGACCTTTAGAAGAAGCTTTATCCGCAACCGAAGGTGTTGTACAAGTTTATTCGCAAACGCGCGAAGGACAAGTCAGTTTAGATTTGTATTTCCAACCAGGGGGAAATATTGACCAAGCGTTGAATGACGCGACAGCAGCACTCAATCGCGGTCGCGGGCAGTTACCTAACACAGTCGAAGAACCAAGATTATTCAAAGTTGACCCTTCACAATTACCTGTATATGAAGTTGCACTGACATCCCCTGCACTCCAAGGTGTTGATTTACGCGTATTTGCTGACGAAGAATTAGCGCGCGAATTGACTGTAGTTCCTGGTGTTGCCTCGGTTGATGTCGCTGGCGGTGTTGACGAAGAAGTTCAAGTCAATATTGACCTCAATCGCCTGCAAGCGTTAGGCGTTGGTTTAACAACAGTGCTAAATGAACTGCAAGCCCGTAACCAGGATATTTCAGGCGGACGCATTCGCGGAGAAAATGGCGAACCGCTGACGCGGACAGTCGGGCGGTTTCAAAGCGCTGACGAAATTCGTAACCTTTCGTTTGAGGTCGCTGGAAGTAATGCACAAGGCACTGAAGATAATGCGACGCTTCCTGTTCGCCGTGTTTACCTGCGTGACTTTGCCGGAGTTGTTGACGGCACAGAAGATCAGCGCGTGTTTGTTAACCTCAACAAACAGCCAGCCGTGAAGTTAAGTATCCAGAAGCAACCTGATGCGAATACAATCACGGTTGTCAATGGAGTCAAGCAACGCATCGAAGAACTGAGAAGATCCGGCGTGATTCCAGCAGATATGGTTTTGACGGCGACATTAGATGAATCGCAGTTTATTAGTAACTCGATTACTAACGTGGCAAGCGCTGGTTTAATAGGGGCAGGACTCGCCGCGATCGCGGTTCTTTTATTCCTCGGTTCGCTGCGTCAAACAATTATCATCGTCTGTGCAATTCCCCTGGCAACATTAGCAGCAATTATTTTGATGGGGTTATTTGGTTTATCACTCAATGTGTTCAGTTTAGGTGGACTTGCCTTAGGCGTCGGTATCGTCGTCGATAACTCGATTGTGATGCTAGAAAACATTGCCGAAGGCGCGGGGATGACTCCTGGTAAAGATGCAAGAACGTGCATGAATTCGCAGCAACTAATTTCACAATCGGTTCGCAGCAGCCAAGAAGTCGAATCGGCGTTAGTTGCGTCAACAAGTACAAACTTGGTTGCTGTTTTACCGTTTCTACTGATTGGTGGGTTTTTCTCATTATTATTTAGTGAATTAATTCTGACAATTAGTTTTGCGGTTGCGGCATCAATTTTGATCGCAATCACGTTTGTACCAATGGTGACATCGCGATTACTTGCAATTCGCTGGTCAAGTCGCGTTGGTAGGTTATGGATATTACAAGCGTTTAATCGGCGATTTGATGCGGCAACTCAGGGATATCGAAACTTTTTGAGCAAGATTTTACGATATCGCTTGCTTGTCGTTGCGATCGCCTTTCTTGTTTTAGGTGGTGGTAGCCTACTCCTGGTTGGACAGATTTCACAAGAAATTCTTCCCCGCATCAGTACTGGACAAGCAACTTTATTTGCGCAGTTTCCCCCTGGAACTGTGATAGAAAACAACCGTAAAGTCATGGATGCGGTTGATGATATTCTGTTAGAACAACCGGAAACTGAATATGTTTTCTCAACTGCGGGTGGTTTTCTCTTTGGTAGCAACACAACAGAAAACCCGTTACGGAGTTCGAGTACGATTACTTTAAAACCTGGTAGTAACGTTGAAGCTTTCGTCGATCGCGTTAATCAAGAGTTTAATCGCCTCAATTTAGCTGGTATTCGTTTGCGCTTAAGTCCTGGGCAAGTGCGGGGCTTAATCTTGAGTAATTCTCCGGTGCGCGGTGCCGAAGTTGATATTATTCTCCAAGGTGATAACGAACAAAATCTACGCCAAGCAGGGCAACAAATCCTGCAAGCGTTAGATCAGCAAGCAACGTTAGCAAATTTCCGCCCTGATGCTGACTCTCGACAGCCCGAACTTCAAATTGTTCCTGACTGGGAACGCGTCGCAAGTTTCGGTTTGACAACGCAAGATATCGGGCAAACAATTCAGACAGCGGTTGAAGGTTCAGTTCCAACACAATTACAACGCGGCGATCGCTTAGTCGATGTCCGCGTCCAACTGAATCAAGCTGATATTCAAAATCAATCGCAGCTATCACGTTTGCCACTATTTGTCAATAGTAATCGCCAAATTCGCTTATTTGACGTTGCGAGTATTCGCGAAGGTCAAGCGCCTGGGGAAATTCAACGAATTAATCAACGCCAAGTCTATATTATTGCGGGTAACTTAAACGAAGGTGCCAGCCTCGGAGATGCGTTAGCTGAAGTCGATACGGTTCTTGAAAACATCGATTTACCACAAGGCGTTAGCATTTTACCAAGTTCTGTTGCCGAAACAAATCAACAACTACAGCGATCGCTACAAATTTTAGGTGGATTAGCGGCGTTTCTCGTTTTCGTTGTCATGGCTGTGCAATACAACTCGCTGATCGATCCGCTGGTGATTATGTTTACTGTACCTTTAGCCCTTGCTGGGGGAATTTTTGGACTTTATATTACCGGAACTGCGATCGGCGCAACTGTTCTTGTTGGCGCAGTGTTACTGGTGGGGATTGTTGTCAATAACGCAATCATCATGGTAGAACTAGCGAATCAAATTCGCGATCGCGAACAAATTGACCGCAAAAATGCTATTCTCAAAGCCGCACCACAGCGCCTACGCCCCATTTTGATGACAACAATTACCACAGTGTTAGGGATGTTTCCGCTGGCGTTAGGTATCGGCGAGGGTTCAGAATTTCTTCAACCCTTAGGAGTGGTTGTTTTTTCTGGCTTGTCTTTAGCAACGCTGCTGACGTTATTAATCATTCCCTGTTTGTATATAATCTTACATGAAATTAGACTGCAAAAGCTAGGAGACAAGCTGAATAAAACGTTTTCACGATGA